A DNA window from Hevea brasiliensis isolate MT/VB/25A 57/8 chromosome 2, ASM3005281v1, whole genome shotgun sequence contains the following coding sequences:
- the LOC110651748 gene encoding uncharacterized protein LOC110651748 isoform X2 produces the protein MGRRNAQRKNIAMLDSDDDDNSSVSSSSTIKSDRLSVLGTKEVQLDKDSLLEQALDALYEKRGSTREGALASIIDAFNSNMQHQFVEKNFATLLHQCLSCIKKGSSKEIALASHAIGLLALTVGCGDNAHEILEESVIPLSQALKSRSESSKKLLECLAVVTFVGGNEPAEAKRSMQIMWQLVIAGKSTAPVITAVVSAWAFLLTTMDERTLDPKDWQESISFFSDLLDKDDRSIRIAAGETLALIFEMEGLEKFTAEAEGSTDGSVQEGKKSWEEFTQVQGLKTKILNQVRSLSAEAGGKGSNKKDLSNQRNLFRDFLKFLEYGYCPETSMKIGGNSLQTSTWSQLIQLNFLKHFLGSGFIKHMQDNDLLHDIFGFMPKKKYLQGVERKMSNSEKRMYKSPNSVLNKARTQFLNKQRMLSKARNVGYFAFNIDD, from the exons ATGGGAAGAC GTAATGCTCAGCGTAAAAATATTGCCATGTTAGATTCTGATGACGATGATAATAGTAGTGTGAGTTCCTCATCTACTATTAAATCGGATCGCTTGTCGGTGTTGGGAACCAAGGAAGTTCAGCTTGATAAAGATAGTTTATTAGAACAGGCTTTAGATGCTTTATACGAGAAGAG GGGTTCGACAAGAGAGGGAGCTTTGGCATCAATTATTGACGCATTCAATAGCAATATGCAGCATCAATTTGTGGAAAAGAA TTTTGCTACTTTATTACATCAATGTCTTAGTTGTATAAAAAAAGGTTCGAGCAAAGAGATAGCTCTAGCTTCTCATGCCATTG GATTGTTGGCTTTGACAGTTGGCTGTGGTGATAATGCACATGAAATATTGGAAGAGTCAGTCATTCCTCTTTCCCAAGCTCTTAAATCTAGGTCTGAATCCTCAAAGAAG CTACTGGAGTGTTTGGCTGTTGTCacttttgttggaggaaatgagCCAGCAGAAGCTAAGCGCTCAATGCAAATCATGTGGCAACTG GTAATTGCTGGCAAATCTACTGCGCCTGTAATAACAGCAGTGGTGTCTGCCTGGGCCTTTCTTCTAACAACCATGGATGAACGGACACTTGATCCTAAAGATTGGCAAGA gtcaatttcttttttttctgATCTGCTGGATAAGGATGACCGTTCGATACGCATTGCAGCTGGTGAAACACTAGCTTTAATTTTTGAGATGGAAGGTTTAGAAAAGTTTACTGCTGAAGCTGAAGGTTCTACTGATGGCTCAGTTCAAGAAGGGAAAAAATCTTGGGAAGAATTTACACAAGTACAAGGATTGAAAACTAAAATCCTAAATCAAGTAAGAAGCCTTTCTGCAGAGGCAGGTGGAAAAGGATCCAATAAGAAAGATCTTAGTAACCAGCGGAACTTATTTAGGGATTTCTTGAAGTTTCTTGAG tatggTTATTGCCCTGAAACCTCAATGAAGATTGGAGGAAATTCACTGCAGACATCTACATGGTCTCAACTGATCCAG TTGAACTTTTTAAAGCACTTTCTTGGCAGTGGGTTCATTAAGCACATGCag GATAATGACCTCCTCCATGATATCTTTGGGTTCATGCCTAAGAAGAAATATCTTCAAGGCGTTGAGCGTAAGATGTCTAATAGTGAAAAG AGGATGTACAAGTCCCCAAATTCAGTCCTCAACAAAGCCAGGACCCAGTTTCTGAACAAGCAGCGGATGTTGTCTAAG GCTAGAAATGTGGGATATTTTGCTTTTAATATCGACGACTAA
- the LOC110651748 gene encoding uncharacterized protein LOC110651748 isoform X1 gives MGRRNAQRKNIAMLDSDDDDNSSVSSSSTIKSDRLSVLGTKEVQLDKDSLLEQALDALYEKRGSTREGALASIIDAFNSNMQHQFVEKNFATLLHQCLSCIKKGSSKEIALASHAIGLLALTVGCGDNAHEILEESVIPLSQALKSRSESSKKLLECLAVVTFVGGNEPAEAKRSMQIMWQLVHPKLGSNVIAGKSTAPVITAVVSAWAFLLTTMDERTLDPKDWQESISFFSDLLDKDDRSIRIAAGETLALIFEMEGLEKFTAEAEGSTDGSVQEGKKSWEEFTQVQGLKTKILNQVRSLSAEAGGKGSNKKDLSNQRNLFRDFLKFLEYGYCPETSMKIGGNSLQTSTWSQLIQLNFLKHFLGSGFIKHMQDNDLLHDIFGFMPKKKYLQGVERKMSNSEKRMYKSPNSVLNKARTQFLNKQRMLSKARNVGYFAFNIDD, from the exons ATGGGAAGAC GTAATGCTCAGCGTAAAAATATTGCCATGTTAGATTCTGATGACGATGATAATAGTAGTGTGAGTTCCTCATCTACTATTAAATCGGATCGCTTGTCGGTGTTGGGAACCAAGGAAGTTCAGCTTGATAAAGATAGTTTATTAGAACAGGCTTTAGATGCTTTATACGAGAAGAG GGGTTCGACAAGAGAGGGAGCTTTGGCATCAATTATTGACGCATTCAATAGCAATATGCAGCATCAATTTGTGGAAAAGAA TTTTGCTACTTTATTACATCAATGTCTTAGTTGTATAAAAAAAGGTTCGAGCAAAGAGATAGCTCTAGCTTCTCATGCCATTG GATTGTTGGCTTTGACAGTTGGCTGTGGTGATAATGCACATGAAATATTGGAAGAGTCAGTCATTCCTCTTTCCCAAGCTCTTAAATCTAGGTCTGAATCCTCAAAGAAG CTACTGGAGTGTTTGGCTGTTGTCacttttgttggaggaaatgagCCAGCAGAAGCTAAGCGCTCAATGCAAATCATGTGGCAACTGGTCCACCCTAAACTTGGGTCTAAT GTAATTGCTGGCAAATCTACTGCGCCTGTAATAACAGCAGTGGTGTCTGCCTGGGCCTTTCTTCTAACAACCATGGATGAACGGACACTTGATCCTAAAGATTGGCAAGA gtcaatttcttttttttctgATCTGCTGGATAAGGATGACCGTTCGATACGCATTGCAGCTGGTGAAACACTAGCTTTAATTTTTGAGATGGAAGGTTTAGAAAAGTTTACTGCTGAAGCTGAAGGTTCTACTGATGGCTCAGTTCAAGAAGGGAAAAAATCTTGGGAAGAATTTACACAAGTACAAGGATTGAAAACTAAAATCCTAAATCAAGTAAGAAGCCTTTCTGCAGAGGCAGGTGGAAAAGGATCCAATAAGAAAGATCTTAGTAACCAGCGGAACTTATTTAGGGATTTCTTGAAGTTTCTTGAG tatggTTATTGCCCTGAAACCTCAATGAAGATTGGAGGAAATTCACTGCAGACATCTACATGGTCTCAACTGATCCAG TTGAACTTTTTAAAGCACTTTCTTGGCAGTGGGTTCATTAAGCACATGCag GATAATGACCTCCTCCATGATATCTTTGGGTTCATGCCTAAGAAGAAATATCTTCAAGGCGTTGAGCGTAAGATGTCTAATAGTGAAAAG AGGATGTACAAGTCCCCAAATTCAGTCCTCAACAAAGCCAGGACCCAGTTTCTGAACAAGCAGCGGATGTTGTCTAAG GCTAGAAATGTGGGATATTTTGCTTTTAATATCGACGACTAA